A genomic window from Dehalococcoidia bacterium includes:
- the fmt gene encoding methionyl-tRNA formyltransferase, which yields MGLVFMGTPQFALPSLRALVEAGYEILAVYTRPDRPAGRGLRPQPPPVKVLAQELGLPVRQPQSLRRPEAVEELRQLRPEVIVVCAYGEILRRAVLEIPPRGIVNVHPSLLPRHRGPSPIQAAILCGDQETGVTIMLMDEGMDTGPILAQATLPIEPLDTSGTLSEKLSHLAARLLVETLPRWLKGEISPTPQDHSRATVTRLLQKKDGLLDWRLPAHQLWRAVRAYNPWPGAYSYAAGELIFIWRAWPLAIDSGHPPGTVVPLAREEAAAVPQEAGQAAFGVQTGRGILAVIEAQRAGRKSLPSHEFLRGMPQLLGQRLGPPAR from the coding sequence ATGGGCCTGGTGTTCATGGGCACGCCCCAGTTCGCCCTCCCCAGCCTGCGGGCACTGGTGGAGGCGGGCTATGAGATTCTGGCCGTCTACACCCGCCCCGACCGCCCCGCGGGACGGGGCCTACGCCCTCAGCCACCGCCGGTGAAGGTCCTGGCCCAGGAGTTGGGCTTGCCGGTGCGCCAGCCTCAGAGCCTGCGCCGCCCGGAGGCGGTGGAGGAGCTGCGCCAGCTGAGACCTGAGGTCATCGTCGTGTGTGCCTATGGCGAGATCCTCCGTCGTGCCGTCCTAGAGATCCCCCCGCGCGGCATCGTCAATGTGCACCCCTCCCTTTTGCCCCGTCACCGTGGGCCTTCCCCCATCCAAGCAGCCATCCTCTGCGGCGACCAGGAGACAGGGGTCACCATCATGCTCATGGACGAAGGGATGGACACCGGCCCCATCCTGGCTCAGGCGACCCTACCCATAGAGCCCTTGGACACCTCGGGCACCCTATCGGAGAAGCTCTCCCATCTGGCTGCCCGCCTGCTGGTGGAGACCCTACCCCGCTGGCTCAAGGGGGAGATATCCCCCACCCCCCAGGACCATTCTCGCGCCACCGTCACTCGCCTGCTGCAGAAGAAAGACGGGCTGCTGGACTGGCGGCTGCCGGCTCACCAGCTGTGGCGGGCGGTTCGCGCCTATAACCCATGGCCAGGGGCCTACAGCTACGCCGCAGGCGAGCTCATCTTCATCTGGCGGGCCTGGCCCCTTGCCATCGATAGCGGACACCCTCCTGGCACAGTAGTACCCCTGGCACGAGAGGAGGCCGCCGCCGTGCCCCAGGAGGCAGGCCAGGCCGCCTTCGGTGTGCAGACAGGACGGGGGATCTTGGCGGTCATAGAGGCGCAGCGGGCAGGCAGAAAAAGCCTCCCCTCCCATGAGTTCCTGCGGGGGATGCCCCAACTCCTGGGGCAACGATTGGGGCCGCCGGCAAGGTGA
- a CDS encoding 50S ribosomal protein L25, whose product MAEERPRLELRARRRQLLGKAVKRLRRHGITPANIYGRGIASVAIEVSTQELLRLLRRAGGHEMIYVVLDGEEPRPCFLKEVQRDPITDELLHVEFHQVSLTEKVRLEVPLHLVGEAPAVKELGATLLQPLETVVVEGLPTAIPPFIEVDVTALREPGQAIHVGDLKTPEGVAILSDAHLVVAQVVLEEEAAEEEEAAPAEVEVIRPAREEEEEEGG is encoded by the coding sequence GCAGAGGAACGGCCAAGGTTGGAGTTACGCGCCCGCCGCCGCCAGCTGCTGGGGAAGGCCGTCAAGAGGTTGCGGCGGCATGGCATCACCCCGGCCAACATCTACGGCCGGGGCATCGCCTCCGTGGCCATCGAGGTGTCCACCCAGGAACTATTGCGCCTCCTTCGGCGTGCTGGTGGTCATGAGATGATATATGTGGTCCTGGACGGTGAAGAGCCACGCCCCTGCTTCCTTAAGGAGGTCCAACGCGACCCCATCACCGATGAGCTGCTACATGTGGAATTCCATCAAGTCTCCCTGACGGAGAAGGTGCGCCTGGAGGTGCCTTTACATCTGGTGGGGGAGGCTCCAGCGGTCAAGGAGCTTGGGGCCACCCTACTGCAGCCGTTGGAGACGGTGGTAGTGGAGGGGCTGCCCACGGCCATCCCGCCCTTCATCGAGGTGGATGTCACAGCCCTGCGGGAGCCGGGGCAGGCCATCCATGTGGGCGATCTGAAGACGCCCGAAGGGGTCGCCATCCTGAGCGATGCGCACCTGGTGGTGGCCCAGGTGGTGTTGGAGGAAGAGGCAGCTGAGGAGGAGGAGGCGGCCCCCGCTGAGGTGGAGGTGATCCGCCCGGCCAGGGAAGAGGAAGAGGAGGAGGGGGGCTAA